In the genome of Lysobacter sp. 5GHs7-4, the window ATTCGTTGTCGCGCGGCACGTCGACCTTGCCGGTCACGTCGCGGTGGCGCACCGAGCCGCTGCCCACCGAGCGCACGTGCAGGTTGCCGCGCGCGCCGTGGACCTCGATGTCGCCGGAGCCGATCTCGTCGACGTCGACGTTGCCGCCCACGCCGTACAGCTCGACGTCGCCCGAGCCGATGTCGCCGACCTTGACGTCGCGCGCGACCTTGCGCGCCTTGAGATCGCCCGAACCCACCGACACCACGTGCAGCGCGCCGATGTTCTCCAGTTCGATGTCGCCGGAGCCGACGTCGGCGGTGACCTGGCCGCGCACGTTCTCGGCGCGCACGTCGCCGGAACCGACATCGGCGCTGAGCGCGGCCACGCCGGTGGCGCGGGCGTCGCCGGAGCCGACGTTGAGCTGCACCATCAGGTCCGCTGGCACCGTCGCCTTCAGGCGCAGGTAGGCGTAGTTGTTGCCCAGGCTCAGCCAGGCGCGCTGGTCGCGCCGCGCCACCACCACCAGCTTGTCGCCGACGCGGTGCTGGCTGAGGGTGAGCTCGGGCAGGTACTTGGCATCGGAGGCGCAGGCGCGGCCGTGGACGGCGTAGTCGGTGCCGGTGACCACTTCGATATCGTGTTGGCCGATGTCGAACACCACCGCCTTGGCGCCGGCCAGGTCCAGCTTGAGGTCGCGGGCCTGGGAATGCTGGCAGTTGCCGTCCTGCGCCATCGCCGCGAACGGCAGCAGGGCGAGGGCACCGAGGATGAACTTGCGCATCACATACTCCTGTCGGGTCGGACCCGCCGTGGCGGCGGGCGTCGCGTACTTGGATGCAGTTGCAGCGATCAGGGTTGCATTGCGTGTGCGGGTTTCTTGCTGCGCCGGGCGGAGCCGCATCCGCGGCCCGCGCCCGGCGTCGGAGATCAACCCTCGTCGCGCCAGCGGCGCAGACGGACCGAGGCGTAGATCATGGCCGCGCCGACCGCCGCGCCGACCCACAGCTGCAGGCTGCCCAGGACCGAGTACATCGTGCGCAGGTTGATCACTTCGTGGACCACCGAGGGGCCCTCGCTGTGGATCTCGCCGACGTTGATCGCATCGATCCAGCCGCCGGGGAACACGCTGGCCAGCGAGCGGACCACGATGTTCTTCCAGAACCAGCCGCTATCCAGGTTGAACAGCTGCATCAGATCGAACCAGGACACGAAGATGCCGGCGAACAGCGGGATCATGATGGCCCACAGGAACGGCTTGCTACGGGCCCAGGACGAGCACAGCATCAGCCAGCCCACTGTCGGCAGCGCCCACAGTGCGTAGATCGGGATGCTGGCGATCATGTTCATCGCGACCTTGAACGGGCTGCCCGGACCCCACAGCAGGGTGATCGGGTTGCCGCCGTGGATCAGCACCACCACGCTCAGGATCACCAGGAAGCCCAGCATGGTCGCCAGCGAGGCGGCCACCGCCAGCAACGGCGCGGTCAGGGTGGCGCTGGCGACCTTCGACAGCACGGTCTGGCCGTCGGACACCGGCAGCGATTTCCAGAACAGCACGCTGCGGTCCTTGCGCTCGTCGTAGAGGCTGCCCAGGCAGTAGAAGAACACCACGAAGGCCAGCACGATCAGGGGCCAGCTGCCGGCCACGAACAGCAGGCCGTCGACGGCGCCGCCCAGCTCGCGCATGTCCTCCTTGCTGAGCCGCTCGGTCAGGTTGGACAGGTCCAGCCCGTTGAGCCTGATGTCGCCGTTGTCGGTGCTGATCATCGCGTGGTTGCTGTTGCTGTCGATGACCTTGCGCGCGGCGAACTCGCCGACGCCGATGCCCATCACGGCCAACAGCAGGAAGATCGCGCCGGCCAGCAGCGGCGCCCACAGGAAGCCGCCACGGTGTTCCCAGAACTCGCGCCGCAGCAGCAGGCGGAAGGTGTGGGTGGGATGGACGGCGGCGACGGTGCGCGGTGCGGGACGGTCGGCGTTGAGATCGATCGCGTTCATGCGTAGGTCCCCTTCATGGTGGCGACGAACAGATCGGCCAGGCCGGGCGTTCGGGTTTCGCCGAGTTCGGCCAGCCGGTCGTGCGGCGCGCCGTCGTACAGCATCACGGTCTTGCCGAACGGCAGGGCGCGTTCGTCCAGCGGCTTGAGTGCGCGCGCCTGCTCCAGCTTGTCGGCGTTGACCAGCACCTCGACGAAGCGTTCGCCGAGGATTTCCATGTCGCTGTTCAGCACGACCTTGCCGTCGCGGATGAACAACACGTCGGTGAGGATGTGCTCGATCTCCTCGACCTGGTGGGTGGTGACGATGATGGTCTTCTCCTCGTCGAAGTAGTCCTCCAGCAGGCGCTGGTAGAACTGCTTGCGGTAGAGGATGTCCAGGCCCAGGGTCGGCTCGTCCAGCACCAGCAGGCGCGCGTCGATCGCCATCACCAGGGCCAGGTGCAGCTGCACGATCATGCCCTTGGACAGTTCGCGCACGCGCAGGTTGGGCTTGAGCTGGGTGCCGGCGAGGAAGCGCTCGCACTTGGCGCGGTCGAAGCGCGGATGCACGCCGGCGACGAAGTCGATCGCCTCCTTGACCCGGATCCAGCGCGGCAGCACCGCAACGTCGGCGATGAAGCACACGTCGCGCATCAGCTCGTCGCGCTGGGTGCGCGGATCGCGGCCCAGCACCTTCAGGTCGCCCTCGAAGGGGATCAGGCCGAGGATGGCCTTGAGCGCGGTGGTCTTGCCGGCGCCGTTGGGACCGATCAGGCCGACGATGCGTCCGGCCGGGATCTCGAAGGCGGTGTTGTCCAGCGCGACCTTGTTCTTATAGGCCTTGCGCAGGCCGCGGGCGCTGACGACGTTGGACTGGGATTGCGCGTTCATTGCGCACCCGCCTTGCCGCCGCCCGCGGACAGCAGCTCTTCCGTGCTCAGGCCCAGCCGCAGGATGCGTTCCAGCACCAGCGGCCATTCCTCGCGCAGGAACCGCTCGCGTTCGTTCAGCAGCAGTTTCTTGGCAGCCTCTTCGGTGACGTACATGCCCAGTCCTCGGCGTTTTTCGACTAGTGCCTCGTCGGCCAACTCTTGGTAGGCGCGCGAGACGGTGATGGGGTTGAGCTGATACTCGGCCGCCACCTGCCGCACGGAGGGCAGGGCGTCGCCGGGCTTGAGCACGCCGTCGAGCATCATGGCGACGACGCGTTCCTTCAGCTGGCGATAGATGGGAGCGCCGTCGCTCCATTGGATAGCGGTCATGGTTCAGCCCCGCGGTGCGAATGAGAAATAAGGCATGACTAAGGCCTGGCGATTGCGCCGCGTGGCCTTCCGGGCTTTGCGGTGCGGTACTGCGTCGTCGGCCGGCTCCGCGGCAGAAACGTTTTCGAGGGCGTTGGCCAGGGCCACCGCCGTGGCCAGCTCGGCGGTGAAGGCGGCGGCGTCGGCCAGGCTCTCCACGCGCTGCGCGCGGGCTTCGATGCGACGGGCCTGGGCTTCGGCGCGGCGGGCGATGGCGTCGGTGTCCAGCGCCACGACGACGCCGGACGGCGCCAGCCGCGGCTGGGGGGAGGGGCTGCCCGGCAGAGCCGGATTCGCCGCGACCAGGGCCAGCACCAAAGTGGCGCCGCTGACCAGGAGGGCGGAAATCGAGTTATGGAGCTTGCTGTTCATGGCGAACGTCCTGCTCGTTGGTAGACCGGTGTTGTATGCAACTATAACACCAAAACACACCCGGTCAAGTCCGCCGACCCCAACTGAAGTCATACTTGGCCCACCGGCCGTCCCGGCCCCCGTTTCCACCTGCCAAGTCCGAGCCCCCCATGCCCGCTTTCGCCCCCCGAATCCGCCGTACGGCCGCCGTGGCCGCCGTCAGTCTGCTGCTGGTCGCCGGTTTGGCCTCGGCCGCCGGGTCGCTGCTGGACCGCAGCTTCCGCCCCCTGGCCGGCAAGCAGGCCATCAATCTGCGCAGCCAGTACGGCGGGCAGGTGCTGCTGCTGGTCAATACCGCCAGCAAATGCGGCTTCACCCCGCAATTCGAGGCCCTGGAAGGCCTGCACGCCAAGTACAAGGGGCAGGGCTTCGCCGTGCTCGGGTTCCCGTCGGGCGACTTCAAGGCCCAGGAATTCGAGGACGAGAAGCAGATTCAGGAGTTCTGCACGCTCACCTACGGGGTCAAGTTCCCGATGTTCGAGAAGGTGCACGTGGTCGGCGATCAGGCCACGCCGCTGTACCGCGATCTGGCCAGCACCGCCGGCGAGGCGCCGAAGTGGAACTTCCACAAGTACCTGATCGGCCGCGACGGCAAGCTGATCGCCAGCTACGGCAGCAAGGTCAAGCCCGACGACCCGACCGTGGTCGCGGCGATCGAGGCCGCGCTGAAGGCGCCGCGCCCGAAGAAGGCCGGCTGAGCGGCCCGGGCCGGCCCCAATATATGAGTGCGGTTTCAAATAGCGCGTTTTCGATGGAATCCGGCGCGATTGCCCACAGGCGCGCGGCCCGCGACAATGTCCGGCTTGCGCGCGTATCCACGCCGCCGATGATTCCCATACACCAAGGAGTAGGGACCCGATGAAGGCTTTCGTACGCGGCGCCGCTGCGTTGATCACCACCGCGGTCGCGCTGAGCAGCGCGGCGGCCATTGCCCAGGACAAGACCGTGCTGACCACCGAACGCGAAAAGATCAGCTATGCCATCGGCCTGGACGTGGGCAAGTCGATCAAGCCGGTGGGCCCGGATCTGGACTTGGCCATGTTCGAAAAGGCCGTGCGCAACAGCTTCGACGGCGGCAAGCCGATGATCGGCGAAGACGACGCGCGCGCCACCGACACGGCCCTGCGCGCGCGCGTGGCCGCACGCGACGGCAAGTCGGCGCCGGGCAGCGCGCCGGGCACGCCGCCGCCGGCCCCGCCGGCCGTGGACAAGGGCAAGGTCGCCCAGCTGATCGGCGGCTACATGGTCGGCCCGTCGCTGACGCCGATCAAAGCCGAGATCGAAGTGCCGCTGCTGATGCAGGGCGTGCGCGCCGTCCTCAGCGACGGCAAGCCGCTGCTGACCGAGGCCGAGGAAAAGACCGTGCTGACCGCTTTCAGCGAGCGCATGGGCAAGAAGATGGAAGCCGACGCCGCCGCCGCGGGCGAGAAGAATCTCGCCGAGGGCAAGGCGTTCCTGGAGAAGAACAAGACCGTCAAGGGCGTGTTCACCACGCCGTCGGGCCTGCAGTACATGGTGCTGCGCCCCGGTTCCGGCGCGCGCCCCAAGCCCAGCGACCGCGTGCGCGTGCACTACAAGGGCACCCTGCTCAACGGCAACGTGTTCGACAGCTCCTACGACCGCGGCCAGCCGGCCGACTTCGGTTTGAACCAAGTCATCCAGGGCTGGTCGGAAGGCGTGGCGATGATGAACGTCGGTTCCAAGTTCCGTTTCTGGATCCCGGCCGAACTCGCCTACGGCCCCAAGGGCCCGCCCAGCATCGGTCCCAACGCCACCTTGACCTTCGACGTCGAGCTGGTCGAGATCCTGTAAGGCGGCGGTGGTCCGGCGCGACCGCGCCGGACGCCCGCGGCATGCGATAAGCGAAACGTTCAGCTGGCCGCTGGCAACTTGGCGGCTCCCCCGATGCAAGACGGCATGACCTAGCAGGCATGCCCACCCACCAGGAGTTCCGTTTGATGAAGCCCTTCCTGCGCCACACCGCCCTCGCGCTCGCCGTGGGCTCGCTGGTTCTGTTCGCCGCCGGCTGCGACAAGAAGCCCGGCGAGAAAACCGACGCGGCCAAAACCGAAACCGCTAAGGACGAGGGCAAGGGCGACGTCAAGAACATCCCCGGCCTGGCCACCGAGAAGGAGCAGGTCAGCTACATGATCGGCCTGGACATCGCCAAGTCGCTGGAGATGGCCAAGGACGAAATCGACCTGAACACCATCAACAAGGCGATGAAGACCGCGCTGGCCGGCGAGAAGCCGCTGATGGACGAAAAGCAGGCCGCGGAAGTGCGCGACAGCTTCGCCCAGAAGATCCAGGCCAAGCAGATCGCCAAGATGATGGCCGAGGCCAAGAAGAACCTCGCCGACGGCGAGGCCTTCCTGGCCAGCAACGGCAAGAAGCCGGGCGTGGTCACCACCGCCTCGGGCCTGCAGTACCAGGCGCTGACCGAAGGCAAGGGCGCCAAGCCCAAGCCCACCGACGTGGTGCGCGTGCATTACAAGGGCACGCTGCTGGACGGCAAGCAGTTCGACAGTTCCTACGAGCGTAATCAGCCGGTCGAGTTCCCGCTGCAGCAGGTGGTGCCGGGCTGGCAGGAAGGCATCGCGCTGATGCCGGTCGGCAGCAAGTACAAGCTGTGGATTCCGGCCAAGCTGGGCTACGGCGACAAGGGCACCCCGGGCGGTCCGATCCCGCCGAACTCGGTGCTGGTGTTCGAAGTCGAGCTGCTCGACATCCTCGGCGGCGGTCCCAAGCCGGGCAAGTAAGCCTCACTCGCGCGTTTCGCGCACGCGTGCCCGGCGGCGGAGTTCGCCGGGCACGACGCAACATCGCAGACTGAACCAGAGAGCCCTCCATGCGCGTCACCATCTTCGGCACCGGTTACGTGGGCCTGGTCACCGGTACCTGCCTGGCCGACGTGGGCCACGACGTGGTCTGCGTGGACATCGACGCGGCCAAGGTGGACGGCCTCAACGCCGGCGTGATTCCGATCTACGAGCCCGGCCTGGAGCCGATGGTCAAGGCCAATCACGCCGCCGGCCGCCTCCATTTCACCACCGACGCCGCCGCCGCGATCGCCCACGGCGACATGCTGTTCATCGCCGTCGGCACGCCGCCCGATGAGGACGGCAGCGCCGACCTGCAGTACGTGCTGGCGGTGGCGCGCACCATCGGCCGCCACATCGAACGTCCGGTGGTGGTGGTCAACAAGTCGACCGTGCCGGTGGGCACCGCCGACAAGGTGCAGGCCGCGATCGCCGCCGAACTCGCCCAGCGCGGGATCGAGCTGGCGTTCGACGTCGCCTCCAACCCCGAATTCCTGAAAGAAGGCGATGCGGTCAACGACTGCATGCGTCCGGACCGCATCGTGGTGGGCTCGTCCAACCCGGTCGCGGTGGAGAAACTCAAGCGCCTGTACGCGCCGTTCAACCGCAATCACGAGCGCATCGTGGTGATGGACCTGCGTTCGGCCGAACTGACCAAGTACGCCGCCAACGCGATGCTGGCGACCAAGATCAGTTTCATGAACGAGATCGCCAACATCGCCGAGAAAGTCGGCGCCGACATCGAGATGGTGCGCCAGGGCATCGGTTCGGACCCGCGCATCGGCTACCACTTCATCTACCCGGGCGCCGGTTACGGCGGTTCCTGCTTCCCCAAGGACGTGCAGGCGCTGGCACGCACCGCGCAGCACAGCGGCTACCACGCGCGCCTGCTGGACGCGGTGGAGGCGGTCAACGACAGCCAGAAGGGCCATCTGTTCGAGCTGATCCGGCGTCACTACGGCGGCGACATCAAAGGCAAGACCTTCGCCGTCTGGGGCCTGTCGTTCAAGCCCAACACCGACGACATGCGCGAGGCGTCCAGCCGGCGCCTGCTGGCGCAGTTGTGGGAGGCCGGCGCCAAGGTCCGCGCTTACGACCCCGAAGCGACCGAAGAGGCGCAGCGCATCTTCGGCGAGCGCGAGGATCTGGTGCTGTGCGATTCCTCGCGCGCCGCGCTGGCCGATGCCGATGCGCTGGTGGTGGTCACGGAGTGGAAGCAGTTCCGCAGCCCGGACTTCGCGCGCGTGCGCAATGCGCTGGCCGACGCGGTGATCTTCGACGGCCGCAACCTGTATCACCCCGACGAGGTCGAGTCGGCGGGCCTGGCCTATTACGGCATCGGCCGCGGCCGCTCGATCCGGTTGGACACGCCGTGAGCGCAGACGCCGTCGAACAGCGCCTGGTCGATCTGGAAACGCGGCTCGCGTTCCAGGAGCACGCCTTGCTCGAACTCAGCGACGCGCTGGCCGCCGCCCGCGACGAGGAAGCGCGCACCACACTGCTGCTGCACCGCGCGCTGGAGGAACTGCGCCAGCTGCGCATGGCCCTGTCCAGCGGCGGGCCGGCCGGCAACGACCCGGCCAGCGAACCGCCGCCGCCGCACTACTGAGCGGCGCCGCGCGTTCACCGCGCGCGCCGGCTCTCGTTAATCCCCTTATTCCGCACGCAGCCCTACAAGATTCAAGCCGATGAGCGACACACTGCGCGACCAATTGTTAGGCCTGGGCTTCAAGCCCGCGCCCAAGCCCGAGCGGCCCGAACGCGGCAACGACCCCAAGCGCGGCGGCCCCGGCCGCCGCGACGGCAAACCTGCGCAAGGCGCGCGTGCCGATGCGCGCGGTCCGGGCGCCAATCCCGGCCAGCCGCGCCAGGACGCACGTCACGACGCGCGCCGCGGCCCTGGCGGCAAACCCGGCGCTCCTCATCCCGGTGGCAAGCCGGGCGGCCGTCCGGCCCAGCCGGGGCAGGGCAAGCCGCGCTCGCGCGAGGACATCGACCTGGCCAAGGCCTACGCCATCCGCGCCCAGCGCGAGAAGGACGAGCGCATCGCCGCCGAACAGGCCAAGCAGGAAGAAGCGCGTCTGCGCCGCGAAGCGCGCGCGCGCCTGGCCGAGCTGGTCAAGGATCAGTCCTTGAACGTCGCCGACGCCGAGATCGCGCGCCACTTCCCTTACGGCGGCAAGATCAAGCGCATCTACGTCACCGCCGACCAGCTCAAGGCGCTCAACGCCGGCGAACTGGGCGTGCTGCAGATGGACGGCCGCTACCTGCTGGTGAGCGCGCAGATGCTGGCGCAGGCCGAGGCGGTGTTCCCGCCGTCGGTGGCCCTGAAGGTGGATCCGAACGCGCCCGCGCAGGACGATCCCTACGCCGATCCGCAGTACCAGGTGCCCGACGACCTGGTCTGGTAAGGCGCCCAGGCTTCCCGACCACTCCGCGCCGCGCGACGGCGCACGCGGTTCGTCCGCGAATGGATTCCGATGCGCGCAGACGAAGCTCAGGCCGGCTATCTCCCCTACATCGACGGCCTGCGCGCCGTCGCCGTGCTGGCGGTGGTGTTCTACCACCTCGACGCGGCCTGGCTGCCGGGCGGTTTCACCGGCGTCGACATCTTCTTCGTCATCTCCGGTTTCGTGGTCAGCGCCTCGGTCGTGCGGTTTCCACGCGCCGGTTTCTTCGAATCGCTGCTGCGTTTCTATGCGCGCCGCCTGCGCCGGATCGCGCCGGCGCTGATCGTCTGCCTGCTGGTCACCGGCCTGGCCAGCGCCTTGTTCATCCCCGAGGCCTGGCTCAGCGAGACCAGCCGCAACACCGGGCGCATGGCCTTCTTTGGGCTCAGCAATTTCACCCTGGCCGCGACCGGCAACGATTATTTCTCGCCCAAGGTCGAGTTCAACCCCTACACGCACACCTGGTCGCTGGGCGTGGAGGAGCAGTTCTATGTGGCCTTTCCGCTGCTGTTTCTGGCCTGGAGCTACGGTGCGCGCAAGCGCTGGGTGTCGGTGGCGCTGTTCGCCGTCGCCGCGCTGGCCTCGCTGTGGTACGCGCGCCTCCTGGCGCAGGCCGGCGACCGCACGGTGGAGGCGTTCTATCTGACCACCGGCCGCTTCTGGCAGCTGGGTGCGGGCGTGCTGCTGTATCAGGGGTTGAGCCTGGCGGGCGTGTCGGCACGCAGCGGCGAACAGGCCGCGCGCGTCTGGCGCGGCTTGCGTTCGGCGGGACTGGGCGTGGCGGTGCTGCTGATCGCGGCGGGTTTCGTCTACGCGCGTCCAGGGCACTCGCCCTGGCCGGACGGTCTGTGGCCGGTGCTGGGCACCTTGCTGCTGCTGGGCCTGCTGTACGCGGGCGGCGCCGGCGGCATGCTGGGGCGCGCGCTGTCGACCGCGCCGGCGGTGGCGATCGGGCGCATCTCGTACTCGTTGTATCTGTGGCACTGGCCGGTGTTCGTGCTGTTCCGCTGGACCCTGGGGCTGGAGTCGGCGGGGGCGCGTGCGCTGGCCTTGGGCCTGGCCATCGCGTTGGCCATCGCGTCGTATCGTCTGGTCGAACGCCCGCTGCGCCACGCCGCGCCGCTGGTGCGCATGCGCAACTGGGGCTTCGTGACCGCCGCGGTGCTGGTGGTGTTCGCGTCCAGCGCGATCTACCGCCATGTCGCGCGCCACACCGACGATTACTCGTTGAGCGTGGTCAGCCGCAACGCCGGCGACTGGTATCCGTACGGGCCCGAAACCGACCCGGCGTACCCGGGCTGCAAGGCGACGGTGCGCACCGAACAGATCCAGGGCGGCGCGGCCTGGGTGTACGAACGCGGCGGCTGCGAACGCGCGCCGGCGGATGGGCGGCGCCTGTTCGTCGCCGGCGACTCGCATGCCGGCGCCTATTCGGAACTGCTGCAGCGCTCGGCGCTGGCCAGCGGGCGCAGCGCGACGCTGTACTTCGCCGGCGGCTGCGGCGTGGCCGGGCTGGTCGATCGCCGCGAATTCGACAACCCCGCATGCCGCGCCTATGTCGAGGCGGTAGTGGCCGACGTGGGCCGCAAGGCGCGCCCGGGCGACGTGCTGTTCCTGCCGGCCCTGCGCCTGCCGCGCCTGTCCGAGCAGTGGACCTTGTTCGACGAGAACGCCGCGGTCAGCGCGACGTTCGGCGCCGACGCGCAGGCCTCGCGCCAGCAAGGCGTGGTTGGAGCGGTGGAACGCCTGCGCCCGCTGGCCCAGCGCGGGGTGCGGATCGTGTTCGAGGCGCCCAAGCCCTTGTTGCGCGCGCCGCCGTACCGCTGTTCGGATTGGTTCAACCGCGACAATCCGGTGTGCGCGCGCGGCCTGACGGTAGAGCGCGATTTCCTGCAGCGTTACCGCGCGCCCAGCCTGCAGGCGCTGCAGCAGATCGTCGCGCAGTTGCCGGGCGCGAGCCTGTGGGATCCGTTCCCGGTGCTGTGCCCGGGACCGACCTGCGCCGCGCTGCGCGACGGCCGGCCGCTGTACTTCGATGGCGACCACCTCAGCGGCTACGGCAACCGTCTGTTGCTGCCGAGCTTCTCCGCGCACCTGGACGGCCTGGTCGCGGCGGATACCGGTAAAGCGGCCGCCGCCGCGCACTGACGCCGGCCGCGTCCGGCCTCAGGCCGCCTCGCTGGCAGGTGCCGGCTCGCGCGCAGCCTCGCCGCCGCGCATGCGCGCGATCATGGCCGCGATCGCCTCGGCGGTGTCCAGCGGCCGCTCCATCGGGAATAGATGGCTGCCTTCGACCCAGGCCCAACGCGGCCCGACCAGGCGCCGCGTCGCCGCGCTGCCGGCCTGGCGCAGCTCGCGCGAGCGGGTGCCGGCCAGAAACGCCACCGGTACGCGCAGGCGTGGCGCCAGATCGCTGAGCGCGGTGGTGGGCAGGCTGCGGTAGATCGCGTATTCGGTCTCGCGCACGAACGCGAGCTCGCGCTCGCCGTCCGCGCGCGCGCGGGTGCCGTGGTCGACGTAATCCTCCAGCACGCGCGGGTGCCAGCGCGCGAAGGCGGGCTTGGCCATGAAATGCGCGCGCACGGCCTCGCGGTCGGGCCAATGCTGGCGCCGCTGCAGGGTCGCACGCATCGGCATCAGCAGATCGTCCAGGCCGGTGCGGCGGCCCAGCGACACCAGGTGCGCGCGCCAGCCGGCGATCAGCGGCGAATCCAGCATCACCACGCCGCCGATGCGCGCGCCCAGCGCACTGTCGCCCAGACGGTGAGCGGCCAGCAGGCTGAGGTAACCGCCCAGCGAATGCCCGACCAGCCAGATCCGGCGCGCGTCGGCGGCCGCGGCCTGCACGCGCTCGGCCAACTCCTCAACCAGATGCGGCCAGTCCGGCGTGACCGGATAGCGCGGGTCGTGGCCGATGCGCTCGGGGCGGGCGATGCGGTAATCGCGCGCAAGCGCGTCCAGCATCAGTCCGTAGACCGGCGCCGGAAAGCCGTTGGCGTGGGAAAACAGCAGCAGATCCTGCATGGAGGCGGCAGCGGGCAGGGCGGATGGTTAAACATACCATTGCGTATGGTTTCGCGATAGGCGGCGAAATCCGCGCACGACGCCGCCGATTCCGTGCGATGCCCGGATTGGCGCATATCGCCCACGGGTCGGCGCAAGTCGCTGGCTGTGAGAACGCGCGTGCTTAGGATGATCGTGAGCCGGTCATCGGCTCGATCGCATCCATCGAGAGGGAACTCATGCGCTTCATGCCATACCTTGGCCTGGCCCTGTTCGGGCTGGGTTTTTCCACCGCCGCCAGCGCTTGCGACACCGTACTTACGCCCGACGTGAACACCATCGCCGCGTCCGGCAGCTACTGCCTCAACGCCAGCCGCGACCGTCCGATCCGGATCGTCGCCTCCAACGTCGAACTGGACTGCAAGGGCCGCACCGTTTCGCGCCGCACCGATGCGCAGGGCGAGCATATCGGCATCGAGGTCGAACCCGGCAACGGCGTGACCGTGCGCAACTGCCGCGTCGATGGCTACCGCAGCGGCATCCTGCTGACCGCCGAGCGCGACGCGCAACTGATCAACAACACCATCCTGCGCGCGACCGAGATCGCGATCACCGTCAACGGCAGCCGCATCCCGGGCCCGCCCGGCATCCGCCTGACCGGCAATCGCGTGATCGGCTACTGGCGCGGCAACGACGAATACTCGGTATGGACGCCGGCGTTCGACATCTCCAACGCGCCCGGCGTGCAGATGGTCAACAACGTGGTCGTGGGCTACCGCGGCGCACGCGGCGTGGTGCTCGCGCATTCGCCGGACGCGCAGCTCACCGGCAACCAGTTCCTGGACTTCACCGCCGAGGCCAGCGGCGTGATCTCGCTGACCGATTCGCCGCGCGCGCGGCTGGTGCACAACACCGTGGCCATGGATCAGGTGCGCGCGCGCGAGGCCATGTACTCCGACACCGCCGACCACACCTGCGTGGAGAACATCGCCATCAACACCCAGGGCTGGGGCGCGGGCTGCGCGGTGTCGCGTTACAACATCGAACAACCCTGGTACGAGCCGCACTGAGGCCGGGCTTGCGGCCGTGGCGCCTGGGCGCCGCGGCCGCACACGGCACGCCGCCGTGCTTGCCGCGAAGGCGGGGATCCAGCGACTGCAAAGTCATGCCTGGCGAGGCCCTGGATCCCCGCCTTCGCGGCAAGCGCGGCGGGGATCGGATACGCAGATTGCGAGGCAGGCTGAGCGCCGGCCGCGCTCAGCCGAAGCGCGACAGCGCCTCGTGGCTCAGTTCGCGCACCGTCGACACGCCCAGGTCGCGCAGGATGCGATGGGTGCGGTGCGGCAGCGGCGATTCGTCGATGTCGTGCGGGGCGATGTTCTTGCCGGGCACGCCGGACAGGAATTCGATGCCGGCCGCGGCATAGCAGTGCTGCACCAGCGCCGAGCAGTACAGCGCGCCTTCCTTGGCCAGCAGGTTGCTGCGCCGGCGCAGGCGCCGGCTGTGCATCGCCATCAGAGTGCCGACCAGTTCGCTGATCGAATAGCTGGACAGGCCCGACAGCAGATCCAGGCCGGCGACCTGGATCTTGCGGATTTGTTCCTCGTCCAGGCCGAAGTCGAGGATGGCG includes:
- a CDS encoding DUF2807 domain-containing protein; this translates as MRKFILGALALLPFAAMAQDGNCQHSQARDLKLDLAGAKAVVFDIGQHDIEVVTGTDYAVHGRACASDAKYLPELTLSQHRVGDKLVVVARRDQRAWLSLGNNYAYLRLKATVPADLMVQLNVGSGDARATGVAALSADVGSGDVRAENVRGQVTADVGSGDIELENIGALHVVSVGSGDLKARKVARDVKVGDIGSGDVELYGVGGNVDVDEIGSGDIEVHGARGNLHVRSVGSGSVRHRDVTGKVDVPRDNE
- a CDS encoding ABC transporter ATP-binding protein produces the protein MNAQSQSNVVSARGLRKAYKNKVALDNTAFEIPAGRIVGLIGPNGAGKTTALKAILGLIPFEGDLKVLGRDPRTQRDELMRDVCFIADVAVLPRWIRVKEAIDFVAGVHPRFDRAKCERFLAGTQLKPNLRVRELSKGMIVQLHLALVMAIDARLLVLDEPTLGLDILYRKQFYQRLLEDYFDEEKTIIVTTHQVEEIEHILTDVLFIRDGKVVLNSDMEILGERFVEVLVNADKLEQARALKPLDERALPFGKTVMLYDGAPHDRLAELGETRTPGLADLFVATMKGTYA
- a CDS encoding GntR family transcriptional regulator; this translates as MTAIQWSDGAPIYRQLKERVVAMMLDGVLKPGDALPSVRQVAAEYQLNPITVSRAYQELADEALVEKRRGLGMYVTEEAAKKLLLNERERFLREEWPLVLERILRLGLSTEELLSAGGGKAGAQ
- a CDS encoding glutathione peroxidase — translated: MPAFAPRIRRTAAVAAVSLLLVAGLASAAGSLLDRSFRPLAGKQAINLRSQYGGQVLLLVNTASKCGFTPQFEALEGLHAKYKGQGFAVLGFPSGDFKAQEFEDEKQIQEFCTLTYGVKFPMFEKVHVVGDQATPLYRDLASTAGEAPKWNFHKYLIGRDGKLIASYGSKVKPDDPTVVAAIEAALKAPRPKKAG
- a CDS encoding FKBP-type peptidyl-prolyl cis-trans isomerase, giving the protein MKAFVRGAAALITTAVALSSAAAIAQDKTVLTTEREKISYAIGLDVGKSIKPVGPDLDLAMFEKAVRNSFDGGKPMIGEDDARATDTALRARVAARDGKSAPGSAPGTPPPAPPAVDKGKVAQLIGGYMVGPSLTPIKAEIEVPLLMQGVRAVLSDGKPLLTEAEEKTVLTAFSERMGKKMEADAAAAGEKNLAEGKAFLEKNKTVKGVFTTPSGLQYMVLRPGSGARPKPSDRVRVHYKGTLLNGNVFDSSYDRGQPADFGLNQVIQGWSEGVAMMNVGSKFRFWIPAELAYGPKGPPSIGPNATLTFDVELVEIL
- a CDS encoding FKBP-type peptidyl-prolyl cis-trans isomerase — encoded protein: MPTHQEFRLMKPFLRHTALALAVGSLVLFAAGCDKKPGEKTDAAKTETAKDEGKGDVKNIPGLATEKEQVSYMIGLDIAKSLEMAKDEIDLNTINKAMKTALAGEKPLMDEKQAAEVRDSFAQKIQAKQIAKMMAEAKKNLADGEAFLASNGKKPGVVTTASGLQYQALTEGKGAKPKPTDVVRVHYKGTLLDGKQFDSSYERNQPVEFPLQQVVPGWQEGIALMPVGSKYKLWIPAKLGYGDKGTPGGPIPPNSVLVFEVELLDILGGGPKPGK
- a CDS encoding UDP-glucose/GDP-mannose dehydrogenase family protein, with the translated sequence MRVTIFGTGYVGLVTGTCLADVGHDVVCVDIDAAKVDGLNAGVIPIYEPGLEPMVKANHAAGRLHFTTDAAAAIAHGDMLFIAVGTPPDEDGSADLQYVLAVARTIGRHIERPVVVVNKSTVPVGTADKVQAAIAAELAQRGIELAFDVASNPEFLKEGDAVNDCMRPDRIVVGSSNPVAVEKLKRLYAPFNRNHERIVVMDLRSAELTKYAANAMLATKISFMNEIANIAEKVGADIEMVRQGIGSDPRIGYHFIYPGAGYGGSCFPKDVQALARTAQHSGYHARLLDAVEAVNDSQKGHLFELIRRHYGGDIKGKTFAVWGLSFKPNTDDMREASSRRLLAQLWEAGAKVRAYDPEATEEAQRIFGEREDLVLCDSSRAALADADALVVVTEWKQFRSPDFARVRNALADAVIFDGRNLYHPDEVESAGLAYYGIGRGRSIRLDTP
- a CDS encoding SlyX family protein — its product is MSADAVEQRLVDLETRLAFQEHALLELSDALAAARDEEARTTLLLHRALEELRQLRMALSSGGPAGNDPASEPPPPHY